From the genome of Coleofasciculus sp. FACHB-T130, one region includes:
- the kdpC gene encoding K(+)-transporting ATPase subunit C — protein sequence MRETIKAIRVALVLWILTAIIYPLFTIIVGQVLFSYQANGSIIENQGRVYGSALIGQPFSSPQYFTSRPSTTNYSSFTAAERDPKNISQITGVSGASNLAPTNPDLLKRVEATTQQLKASGIQPTADIVYTSGSSLDPHISVETAYNQAARVAAARSLSADRVQALIPKYTDGRFLGIFGEPGVNVLKLNLALDNLQSASNL from the coding sequence ATGCGAGAAACTATTAAAGCAATTCGAGTCGCCTTAGTTCTCTGGATACTAACAGCAATCATTTATCCCTTGTTCACGATAATAGTTGGGCAAGTTTTGTTTTCCTATCAGGCAAATGGCAGCATCATCGAAAATCAAGGACGAGTCTATGGCTCTGCCTTAATAGGTCAACCCTTCTCTTCTCCTCAATATTTCACAAGTCGTCCTAGCACGACGAACTACAGCAGCTTTACAGCCGCAGAACGCGATCCAAAGAATATAAGTCAAATCACTGGTGTATCTGGTGCCAGCAACCTTGCTCCTACCAATCCAGATTTACTCAAGCGAGTAGAAGCGACAACCCAACAATTGAAAGCGTCTGGTATCCAGCCCACAGCCGATATAGTTTACACCTCTGGCTCTAGCTTAGATCCTCATATCAGCGTAGAAACTGCCTATAACCAAGCCGCAAGGGTGGCGGCGGCTCGCTCTTTATCAGCAGATCGAGTTCAAGCATTAATTCCCAAATACACTGATGGTAGATTTTTGGGGATTTTCGGAGAACCTGGGGTGAATGTCCTCAAGTTGAATTTAGCGTTAGATAATTTACAATCTGCCAGTAATTTATAG
- the kdpF gene encoding K(+)-transporting ATPase subunit F — protein sequence MKRFNLSEIFSVEMVQSIDLLKAQWRKQPLLRQLFILLCLNLLITPAVQAATGGTLSSGQTFWLMALGLLTITLSIYLFVVIFQPERF from the coding sequence ATGAAGCGATTTAATTTGAGTGAGATATTTTCGGTGGAAATGGTTCAGAGTATTGATTTGTTGAAGGCGCAATGGCGCAAGCAACCTTTGCTGCGGCAACTATTTATTCTGTTGTGCTTGAATCTGCTGATAACGCCAGCTGTGCAAGCCGCAACCGGAGGAACTCTTTCTTCAGGACAAACTTTCTGGTTGATGGCACTCGGTCTACTAACGATAACCTTGTCGATTTACCTGTTTGTGGTTATTTTCCAACCGGAACGCTTCTAA